In one Echinicola marina genomic region, the following are encoded:
- a CDS encoding FMN-binding glutamate synthase family protein: protein MRYLFYNITIVLVIIFSILTYYYQQWIWAFLILIPMALIGIYNRFQKKHTILRNFPILGYFRYLFEMISPEIQQYFIERTTDGKPFSRNHRALVYRRAKNVNDTHPFGTQLDISGENYEAIRHSIYATPPVTEIPRVIVGGKDCKQPYSASILNISAMSFGSLSKNAVMALNRGAKKGKFYHNSGEGGISPYHLKEGGDLVWQIGTGYFGCRNEYGEFDPEKFKETAAHEQIKMIEIKISQGAKPGHGGVLPGEKNTPEIAKIRGVKAHTTVVSPPSHKKFSNPEGLVDFIKELRELSGGKPIGFKLCIGRTEEFIDLCAVMKKSGVAPDFITVDGAEGGTGAAPLEFSDSVGIPLEPALIFVTRTLEKYGLRKEVKVIASGKVLTAFSILRMRALGADMCNSARAFMFSVGCIQALRCNTNDCPTGVATQNNMLVKGLVVEDKAERAYNFHRNTMHAVLELLGACGVKHTDEIDISMFVKGDEMVALSNKYFPDSVLNRVD, encoded by the coding sequence ATGAGGTATTTATTTTATAATATAACAATTGTTCTTGTCATCATTTTTTCCATTTTAACCTACTATTATCAACAATGGATCTGGGCGTTTCTTATTCTGATTCCGATGGCGCTCATAGGGATATATAATAGGTTTCAGAAGAAGCATACTATTCTTCGCAATTTCCCAATACTGGGGTATTTCAGGTATTTGTTTGAGATGATCTCTCCAGAGATCCAGCAATATTTTATTGAGAGAACTACAGATGGTAAACCTTTCAGTAGAAATCATAGGGCACTGGTTTACCGTAGGGCAAAAAATGTCAATGATACACATCCTTTTGGGACACAGTTGGATATTTCTGGGGAAAATTATGAGGCGATACGTCACTCCATTTATGCCACGCCCCCAGTGACAGAGATTCCTAGGGTAATTGTTGGCGGAAAGGATTGTAAACAGCCTTACAGCGCTTCTATTTTGAATATTTCAGCCATGAGCTTTGGCTCTCTGAGCAAAAATGCGGTGATGGCACTTAACAGAGGGGCTAAAAAAGGTAAATTTTACCATAACTCTGGTGAAGGTGGTATTTCTCCTTATCATTTAAAGGAAGGCGGTGATTTGGTTTGGCAAATCGGGACTGGATATTTTGGTTGTAGAAATGAATATGGAGAATTTGATCCAGAAAAATTCAAGGAAACGGCTGCCCATGAGCAGATCAAAATGATTGAAATCAAAATATCACAGGGTGCTAAGCCAGGACATGGTGGTGTTTTGCCGGGAGAAAAAAACACGCCTGAAATTGCCAAAATAAGAGGTGTGAAGGCACATACAACCGTAGTTTCTCCTCCTAGTCACAAGAAATTTTCGAATCCTGAGGGCTTGGTTGATTTTATTAAGGAGTTAAGAGAATTGAGTGGTGGTAAACCCATTGGATTTAAGCTATGTATTGGTAGGACAGAGGAGTTTATTGATTTGTGTGCAGTGATGAAGAAATCGGGGGTTGCACCTGATTTTATTACGGTGGATGGTGCTGAAGGAGGTACCGGGGCCGCACCCTTAGAATTTTCCGATTCGGTTGGCATTCCCCTTGAGCCAGCTTTGATTTTTGTGACGAGAACCTTGGAAAAGTATGGGTTAAGAAAAGAAGTAAAAGTCATTGCCAGTGGGAAAGTGTTGACGGCTTTTTCGATATTGAGAATGCGGGCCTTGGGAGCAGATATGTGTAATTCTGCGAGAGCTTTTATGTTCAGCGTAGGCTGTATTCAGGCCCTAAGATGTAATACCAATGATTGCCCGACTGGAGTAGCAACACAAAATAATATGCTGGTTAAAGGTTTGGTAGTGGAAGATAAGGCAGAAAGAGCTTATAATTTTCATAGAAATACCATGCATGCTGTCTTAGAGCTTTTGGGAGCCTGTGGAGTGAAACACACCGATGAGATAGATATAAGCATGTTTGTGAAGGGGGATGAAATGGTAGCACTGAGCAATAAATACTTTCCTGATTCGGTGTTGAATAGAGTGGATTGA
- a CDS encoding ABC-F family ATP-binding cassette domain-containing protein, translating to MISVDNLSLKFGKRTLFDEVSLKFTPGNCYGVIGANGAGKSTFLKILSGEQDSTTGSVNITPGQRMAVLKQNHFEFDEVEVLKTVIMGHKKLYAIMEEKDAIYMKPDFSEEDGLRASELEAEFAEMDGWNAESDAAAMLSGLGITEDLHYALMKDLAGNQKVRVLLAQALFGNPDILILDEPTNDLDAETINWLEEFLVNFKNLVIVVSHDRHFLDAVSTHIVDIDFSKIKIYSGNYTFWYESSQLAAKQKSDQNKKVEEKRKELQQFIERFSANVAKSKQATARKKMLEKLNVDEIQPSTRKYPGIIFKPEREAGDQIFMTEELSLQDDGTTYFKDVNLMVDKGDKIAFISRTKQAVNKFFQTIMEEIPVQKGEFKWGVTINKAYLPNDNSSYFKTDSNLIDWLRQYSSNQEEAYVRTFLGRMLFTGEETLKSASVLSGGEKVRCMVSKMMLQNPNLLVMDEPTNHLDLESITAFNNAIIEFNGTVLLSSYDHAFVSSTANRIVEFTPNGTIDRRMPYDDYLANPEIKELREKMYQKG from the coding sequence ATGATTTCAGTTGATAATCTTTCCTTAAAGTTCGGTAAACGAACCCTTTTTGATGAAGTAAGTCTAAAATTCACCCCAGGAAACTGTTACGGTGTTATTGGAGCCAATGGTGCCGGTAAGTCTACTTTTCTGAAGATTCTATCTGGAGAACAAGATAGCACCACTGGTAGTGTTAATATAACTCCTGGCCAAAGAATGGCTGTATTGAAGCAGAACCACTTTGAATTTGATGAAGTAGAGGTGCTCAAAACAGTGATCATGGGGCATAAAAAGCTTTACGCCATAATGGAAGAGAAAGATGCTATCTATATGAAGCCTGATTTCTCTGAAGAGGATGGACTGAGAGCTTCAGAATTAGAAGCTGAATTTGCTGAAATGGATGGATGGAATGCTGAATCAGATGCTGCTGCCATGTTATCTGGATTGGGGATCACAGAAGATCTTCATTACGCCTTGATGAAGGATTTGGCAGGTAACCAAAAAGTAAGGGTACTTTTGGCCCAAGCCCTTTTTGGCAATCCTGATATCCTTATTCTTGATGAACCTACCAACGATCTAGATGCTGAAACCATCAACTGGTTAGAAGAATTTCTGGTCAACTTTAAGAATTTGGTTATCGTAGTATCCCACGACCGTCACTTCTTGGATGCGGTTTCTACTCATATCGTGGATATTGACTTCTCTAAAATCAAGATTTACTCAGGTAACTATACCTTCTGGTATGAATCTAGCCAGTTGGCTGCCAAGCAAAAATCTGATCAAAATAAGAAAGTAGAAGAAAAACGTAAGGAACTTCAGCAGTTCATCGAGCGGTTCTCTGCCAATGTGGCTAAATCAAAGCAAGCCACTGCCAGGAAGAAAATGTTGGAAAAACTGAATGTAGATGAAATCCAGCCATCCACCAGAAAATATCCTGGAATTATCTTTAAGCCTGAAAGGGAAGCGGGTGACCAAATCTTCATGACAGAGGAATTATCCCTTCAAGATGATGGTACCACCTACTTTAAGGATGTGAATCTAATGGTAGACAAAGGAGATAAAATCGCTTTCATATCTCGCACCAAACAAGCCGTAAATAAATTCTTCCAGACCATTATGGAAGAAATCCCCGTTCAGAAAGGCGAATTCAAATGGGGTGTGACTATTAATAAGGCTTATCTTCCAAATGATAATTCAAGCTACTTCAAAACGGATTCCAACTTGATTGATTGGCTGAGACAGTACTCTTCTAACCAAGAAGAAGCCTATGTAAGGACTTTCTTGGGAAGGATGTTGTTTACAGGTGAAGAGACCCTAAAATCTGCTTCTGTGCTTTCTGGAGGTGAAAAAGTAAGGTGTATGGTTTCTAAAATGATGCTCCAAAATCCTAACCTTTTGGTAATGGATGAACCTACCAATCACCTAGACCTTGAGTCAATCACCGCATTTAACAATGCTATTATTGAATTCAACGGTACGGTTTTATTATCTTCTTATGACCACGCATTTGTTTCGTCAACTGCCAATAGAATTGTGGAATTCACGCCTAATGGTACCATTGACAGGCGTATGCCATATGATGATTATTTGGCCAATCCAGAAATCAAGGAATTGAGGGAAAAAATGTACCAAAAAGGCTAA
- the lhgO gene encoding L-2-hydroxyglutarate oxidase, with protein sequence MTYDIIIIGGGIVGLATGLKIKQQNPALKVAILEKEDELAKHQTGNNSGVIHSGLYYKPGSLKATNCINGYHELINFCEEENIPFELTGKVVVATKDEQIPLLQNLLQRGLQNGLEGTRQISLDELKHYEPYCAGVAALHVPQTGIVDYKKVALAYGEKFKAIGGEILLNHKALKINNKDNLSEIITSNSNFTSKLIINCAGLYSDKVADMNGEMDLDVKIIPFRGEYYKIKKEREYLVKNLIYPVPDPNFPFLGVHFTRMMKGGVEAGPNAVMAFKREGYKRTDFNFSEFRESITWPGLQKVAKKYWKTGIGEYYRSFSKAAFTSALQELIPDIKEDDLVDGGAGVRAQACDRTGGLLDDFAITENAHAINVLNAPSPAATSSLSIGGTVSNLALKRFE encoded by the coding sequence ATGACATACGATATTATAATTATAGGTGGCGGTATTGTTGGACTAGCCACAGGCTTGAAGATAAAACAACAAAATCCAGCTTTAAAGGTGGCTATCCTTGAAAAAGAAGATGAACTGGCCAAACACCAAACTGGCAATAATTCCGGAGTTATCCACTCTGGACTTTATTATAAACCAGGATCTTTAAAAGCTACCAACTGCATCAATGGTTACCATGAGTTGATCAATTTCTGTGAAGAAGAAAACATCCCCTTTGAACTTACTGGAAAAGTTGTTGTAGCTACCAAAGATGAACAAATTCCATTATTACAAAACCTACTCCAGAGAGGCCTGCAAAATGGCTTGGAAGGTACCCGTCAAATCTCACTGGATGAATTAAAGCATTATGAACCCTATTGTGCGGGAGTTGCTGCTTTACATGTTCCCCAGACGGGAATTGTGGATTATAAAAAAGTAGCCTTAGCCTATGGAGAAAAATTCAAAGCTATTGGAGGAGAGATTTTACTAAATCATAAAGCACTGAAAATAAATAATAAAGATAATTTATCTGAAATCATTACTTCAAATAGTAATTTCACTTCAAAACTAATCATTAATTGCGCTGGTCTATATTCTGATAAAGTGGCTGATATGAATGGTGAAATGGATCTAGATGTCAAAATCATTCCATTCAGAGGAGAATATTATAAGATAAAAAAGGAAAGAGAATACTTGGTTAAAAACCTGATCTATCCAGTTCCTGATCCTAACTTCCCTTTTCTGGGAGTTCACTTTACCAGGATGATGAAAGGCGGCGTGGAAGCTGGACCGAATGCCGTGATGGCATTCAAAAGAGAAGGCTATAAAAGAACAGATTTTAACTTTAGTGAGTTCAGGGAATCTATCACTTGGCCCGGTCTTCAAAAAGTAGCCAAGAAATATTGGAAAACTGGTATTGGAGAGTATTATAGATCTTTCTCCAAAGCAGCTTTTACTTCTGCCTTACAAGAACTGATTCCAGATATCAAAGAAGATGACTTAGTGGATGGTGGCGCAGGTGTAAGGGCCCAAGCATGCGACAGAACTGGCGGACTGCTGGATGATTTTGCAATCACTGAAAATGCCCATGCCATCAATGTACTAAATGCTCCGAGTCCCGCTGCCACTAGTTCCCTGAGCATTGGTGGAACAGTCTCTAACCTTGCTCTAAAAAGATTTGAATAA
- a CDS encoding Bcr/CflA family multidrug efflux MFS transporter, protein MSKKQYFVVILILGALSTISPFSIDMYLPGFPAIAENLGTSIANVQLSLTSYLIGIAIGQLFYGPLLDRFGRKKPLYIGLIIYVLASVACAFTTSVENLILMRFFQAIGGCAGMVAAQALVRDIFPVNKIAQAMALLMLVIAVSPMIAPTLGGYVTAHFSWHVVFLILAAITTIIIIASYFFLPDGSKPDTDVSLRPKQVVKKYIEVSKNRQFLVYMLIGGVAGAAPFAYISGSADVFMNIYHVTEQQYGWIFALLATAMIGSTQLNHILLKRFSSEQVIKVALTYQTIIGFIMIIGVWNDWLNVFSLIGLMFIFLTGHGLSNPNAAALTLAPFTRNAGSAAALMGSARMAMGGLVSAAVSIFHNGTANPMVIMMSFCAVGGLLTLILDSSFKKNAQKRKETEEKQHSMAL, encoded by the coding sequence ATGAGTAAGAAACAGTATTTTGTAGTTATTTTGATTTTGGGTGCTTTAAGTACGATTAGTCCTTTTTCCATTGATATGTACTTGCCTGGATTTCCTGCAATTGCGGAAAATTTAGGAACCAGTATTGCCAATGTTCAACTATCTCTAACAAGTTATCTGATAGGTATTGCAATTGGACAGTTGTTTTACGGACCTCTATTGGATAGATTTGGACGGAAAAAACCCCTATACATTGGATTGATAATATATGTATTGGCTTCTGTTGCTTGTGCATTTACAACAAGCGTAGAAAACCTGATATTGATGCGCTTCTTTCAGGCCATTGGTGGATGTGCTGGAATGGTAGCTGCCCAAGCTTTGGTCAGAGATATATTTCCTGTCAATAAAATAGCCCAGGCAATGGCTTTGCTGATGTTGGTTATAGCGGTTTCCCCTATGATTGCCCCTACATTGGGAGGGTATGTTACTGCCCATTTTTCATGGCATGTGGTCTTCTTAATTTTAGCTGCAATTACTACAATCATCATTATAGCCTCTTATTTCTTTCTACCGGATGGATCAAAGCCAGATACTGATGTATCATTAAGGCCAAAGCAAGTAGTAAAAAAGTATATCGAGGTCAGCAAAAACCGTCAATTCTTAGTCTATATGCTGATTGGAGGTGTAGCTGGAGCTGCTCCATTTGCATATATATCCGGTTCTGCAGATGTTTTTATGAACATCTACCATGTTACCGAGCAGCAATATGGATGGATCTTTGCATTATTAGCCACTGCAATGATTGGCTCCACTCAATTGAACCATATCCTACTGAAAAGATTCAGTAGTGAGCAAGTCATCAAGGTAGCCTTGACCTATCAGACCATCATCGGATTTATAATGATCATTGGAGTTTGGAATGACTGGCTAAATGTCTTTTCCTTAATTGGCCTGATGTTTATATTCCTTACAGGTCACGGATTGAGCAACCCAAATGCTGCTGCGCTTACTTTGGCTCCCTTTACCAGAAATGCTGGAAGTGCTGCTGCCTTAATGGGAAGCGCTAGGATGGCCATGGGTGGCTTGGTTTCAGCGGCTGTAAGCATATTTCACAATGGAACAGCCAATCCCATGGTAATTATGATGAGCTTCTGTGCTGTGGGTGGTTTACTGACATTGATATTGGACAGCAGCTTTAAGAAAAATGCCCAAAAAAGAAAAGAAACAGAAGAAAAACAGCACTCCATGGCCCTATAA
- a CDS encoding class I SAM-dependent rRNA methyltransferase, whose translation MNNYPSIILKKGKEISLKRKHHWVFSGAIAKTADNLENGQLVSVYSNKQEFLGIGHYQIGSITVRIISFEDRIIDAAFWVEKIKSAYEMRAKIGLTKSQHTNVYRLVHGEGDLLPGLIIDFYNGTAVIQAHSVGMYQHRMDIAEALKLVYGEGLDAVYDKSAETLAKNQVKAENQFLFGSPKTNLVKEYNSNYEIDWEKGQKTGFFIDQRENRNLLGSYSKGKKVLNTFCYSGGFSIAALQAGAKEVHSVDISAKAIELTEKNLKLNPDLSGKHESKVADVVKYIREIQQDYDVIVLDPPAFAKNMKARHNAVQAYKRLNAEALKHIKPGGILFTFSCSQVVDKALFAHTLTAAAIEVGRNVKILQYLSQPADHPINIFHTETEYLKGLVLYVE comes from the coding sequence ATGAACAACTATCCTAGTATCATATTAAAAAAAGGCAAGGAGATATCTTTAAAAAGAAAACACCATTGGGTATTTTCCGGTGCAATTGCTAAAACAGCCGATAATCTTGAAAATGGCCAGCTTGTAAGTGTTTATAGTAACAAACAAGAGTTTCTTGGTATAGGTCACTATCAGATTGGCTCTATCACCGTTAGGATCATTTCCTTTGAAGACAGGATAATTGATGCTGCCTTCTGGGTAGAAAAGATAAAATCGGCCTATGAAATGCGAGCAAAAATAGGTCTAACAAAAAGCCAACACACCAATGTTTACAGGTTAGTCCATGGAGAGGGTGACTTACTGCCAGGTCTGATCATTGACTTTTATAATGGAACAGCAGTAATACAGGCCCATAGCGTAGGGATGTACCAACATAGAATGGATATAGCCGAAGCATTAAAGCTGGTTTATGGAGAAGGGCTTGATGCTGTTTATGACAAAAGCGCCGAAACCCTAGCCAAAAATCAGGTCAAAGCTGAAAACCAGTTTTTATTTGGCAGCCCCAAAACCAATCTAGTAAAGGAATATAATTCAAACTATGAGATAGACTGGGAAAAAGGCCAAAAGACAGGCTTTTTCATCGACCAAAGGGAAAACCGTAATTTGTTGGGCAGCTATAGCAAAGGAAAAAAGGTGCTTAATACCTTTTGCTATTCAGGAGGTTTTTCCATAGCAGCACTCCAAGCAGGCGCAAAAGAGGTGCATTCTGTGGATATCTCTGCCAAAGCCATAGAATTGACCGAAAAGAATTTAAAACTCAATCCAGATTTGAGCGGAAAGCATGAATCCAAAGTGGCTGATGTGGTCAAATATATTCGGGAAATCCAGCAGGATTATGATGTCATCGTACTGGACCCTCCGGCTTTTGCAAAAAACATGAAAGCCAGACATAATGCCGTTCAGGCTTATAAGCGCCTCAACGCAGAGGCATTGAAACACATTAAGCCAGGTGGGATTCTTTTCACTTTCAGTTGCTCACAGGTAGTTGATAAGGCATTATTCGCCCATACCCTTACGGCAGCTGCCATTGAGGTGGGAAGAAATGTGAAGATCCTGCAATACCTCTCCCAACCCGCAGATCACCCAATCAATATTTTCCATACGGAAACTGAATACCTAAAAGGATTGGTATTATACGTGGAATAA
- a CDS encoding PKD domain-containing protein: protein MICIKTATAQLTTVGEAFWVGFMENFTEESYGNSVLIITANEAAKGTIDLSNFRPNWTESFDLQAGQSYTLRISTYQEDLMHRSSGIVEDKGVFVSSEGKVSVYAFNERYRSADGTVVLPLSTLGKDYLVTSHFEVSPGSDNPLVELNAKNESLLLVVGVEDNTRVEITPSVNTDDGKPANVPFELVLNEGQSIQLRARDDLSGSRVRVLGDDINDCKNIAVFGGNKWTGVGQCGEANDHLFQQIYPISTWGTQFIHVPFRGRTSGEMVKVLAASDGTEVNLNGQYYTTLAAGEYTALDFGMDEVVQIETSQPADVSVFAKSQMCNDQSQALSTYGDPFMISLSPNQQLLKDVTFEALDIISIEQNYVNIIAFTDGAGQTTLDGQNIGDQFKPVPGNTDFSYARIEISSGSHRLQNSNGFIGYVYGFGYLESYGYSVGANLENLNFEVDSKYEFDVFGEKVACLDQGALWSIVPQNPIFTYFQWDFGDGSEKKEGNEVNHIFKEPGTYTISILAAVSQSSCDQQEEVVFEVEVLETNGEITGPETSCPFEEMDYALTNELGIENFTWKVEGGEIIHQEDKEVSIRWGENNEDAALIVQPFTIEGCPGEPIVLKVNISNDIRPEIPIGAEEVCFDPDIHYEYMANNVISGRTVDWYVSGGEIISVKNDTLVEVSWNQAGITGELWFEESNGGECSGISDILAVNVKEEIKFDVTVQNGLCFDDQSAFIALEPREGVAPFSFSWDHDPSLTTSKAEGLPAGIYGVTVKDANGCQKRMDNIEVVYPELLQADIVSLSGTSCFGRADGLAELEIRGGTKPYTIDYDNYMLSQGKMSLAGLSGGHHEFIIVDQNGCSIPISLEIFSPEPLEVGIEVLRRSCPGEADGELIAVPSGGLEPFAYTWDYENQSTAHLINAPKGSYSVTVTDQNNCISFGSAQLDEMAPTVRMPNGFRPSDNSGVPYFEPVSNCPLVFKIIIYNRWGELIYMGNQAWDGTVAGERALPDTYNYVLEYTYRLEDKQINKNIKGTFQVID from the coding sequence ATGATATGCATTAAGACTGCCACAGCACAATTAACAACAGTAGGAGAGGCATTTTGGGTGGGGTTTATGGAAAACTTTACTGAAGAATCATACGGTAATTCAGTTTTGATAATTACAGCAAATGAGGCTGCAAAGGGCACCATTGATTTAAGCAATTTTCGTCCTAATTGGACGGAGAGTTTTGATTTACAGGCTGGGCAAAGTTATACATTGCGTATATCCACCTATCAGGAAGACCTGATGCACCGTTCCTCAGGTATTGTTGAAGATAAGGGAGTGTTTGTTTCTTCAGAGGGTAAGGTTTCTGTATATGCCTTTAATGAAAGATATAGAAGTGCAGATGGAACGGTGGTTCTTCCATTGTCCACTTTGGGCAAAGATTATTTGGTGACTTCACATTTTGAGGTTTCGCCTGGAAGCGATAATCCTTTGGTAGAGCTCAATGCCAAAAATGAAAGTTTATTGCTGGTTGTAGGTGTTGAAGATAATACCAGAGTTGAAATAACTCCATCGGTCAATACCGATGATGGGAAACCAGCAAATGTGCCATTTGAATTGGTGCTCAATGAAGGGCAGAGTATCCAGCTCAGAGCCAGGGACGACCTTAGTGGTTCCAGGGTGAGGGTATTGGGAGATGATATCAATGATTGTAAAAATATAGCTGTTTTTGGAGGGAATAAATGGACAGGTGTTGGGCAATGCGGTGAGGCAAATGATCATTTGTTTCAGCAAATTTATCCCATCAGCACATGGGGAACACAGTTTATACATGTGCCCTTTAGAGGGAGAACTTCTGGAGAAATGGTCAAAGTACTAGCTGCTTCCGATGGTACTGAGGTCAATCTTAATGGACAATATTATACCACTTTGGCAGCAGGAGAATATACTGCTTTGGATTTTGGGATGGATGAGGTTGTCCAAATTGAAACGAGCCAACCCGCTGATGTTTCCGTTTTTGCTAAAAGCCAAATGTGCAATGACCAGAGCCAAGCATTGTCCACCTATGGTGATCCCTTTATGATCAGCCTGAGTCCCAATCAGCAGCTGCTAAAGGATGTTACTTTTGAGGCATTGGATATTATTTCGATAGAACAGAATTATGTAAACATCATCGCTTTCACCGATGGGGCCGGTCAAACCACTTTGGATGGGCAGAATATTGGCGACCAATTTAAACCGGTTCCTGGCAATACTGATTTTTCCTATGCCAGGATCGAGATTAGTAGCGGCTCACATCGTTTACAAAATAGCAATGGTTTTATAGGGTATGTATATGGCTTTGGCTATCTGGAATCATATGGTTATTCTGTAGGTGCAAATTTGGAAAACCTTAATTTTGAGGTGGATTCTAAATATGAATTTGACGTTTTCGGAGAGAAAGTAGCATGTTTGGATCAAGGGGCCTTGTGGTCAATAGTCCCCCAAAATCCGATCTTTACGTATTTTCAATGGGATTTTGGAGATGGTTCGGAAAAAAAGGAAGGAAATGAAGTGAACCACATTTTTAAAGAACCAGGAACTTATACCATATCGATCCTAGCCGCAGTAAGCCAGTCTTCCTGTGACCAACAGGAAGAAGTAGTTTTTGAAGTTGAGGTATTGGAAACAAATGGTGAAATAACAGGCCCTGAAACTTCCTGTCCATTTGAAGAAATGGATTATGCATTAACCAATGAACTTGGTATTGAAAACTTTACTTGGAAAGTAGAAGGTGGGGAAATTATCCATCAGGAAGATAAAGAGGTAAGCATTAGATGGGGAGAAAATAATGAGGATGCAGCACTGATTGTTCAGCCATTTACTATAGAGGGCTGTCCTGGAGAGCCTATAGTTCTCAAGGTAAATATTAGCAATGATATCCGTCCGGAGATCCCTATAGGAGCTGAGGAAGTCTGTTTTGATCCGGATATTCATTATGAATATATGGCTAATAATGTAATAAGTGGAAGGACGGTGGACTGGTATGTGTCGGGAGGGGAAATTATTTCCGTGAAGAATGACACACTGGTAGAAGTGAGTTGGAATCAGGCTGGAATAACAGGTGAGCTATGGTTTGAGGAATCAAATGGGGGAGAATGTAGTGGAATATCGGATATCCTTGCTGTAAATGTAAAGGAAGAGATTAAATTTGATGTTACTGTGCAAAATGGTTTGTGTTTCGACGATCAAAGCGCTTTTATTGCACTGGAACCTAGGGAAGGAGTTGCCCCATTTTCATTTTCTTGGGACCACGATCCTTCTTTAACCACCTCAAAGGCTGAAGGCCTGCCTGCAGGTATATATGGTGTTACAGTTAAAGATGCCAATGGCTGCCAAAAAAGAATGGATAATATAGAGGTTGTATACCCAGAACTTTTACAAGCAGATATAGTATCGTTAAGTGGAACCAGTTGTTTTGGTCGTGCAGATGGACTTGCTGAATTGGAAATTAGGGGAGGAACGAAACCCTATACCATAGATTATGATAATTATATGCTGTCACAAGGAAAAATGTCTTTGGCAGGCTTATCCGGTGGCCATCATGAATTTATAATTGTAGATCAAAATGGCTGTTCAATCCCCATTAGTCTTGAAATTTTCAGCCCTGAACCTTTGGAAGTTGGAATAGAGGTATTGAGAAGAAGTTGTCCTGGTGAAGCGGACGGAGAACTGATTGCGGTTCCGAGTGGTGGCCTTGAGCCATTCGCTTATACTTGGGATTATGAAAATCAATCAACTGCTCATTTGATTAATGCTCCCAAGGGGAGCTATTCCGTTACGGTCACAGACCAAAACAACTGTATTAGTTTTGGAAGTGCCCAACTCGATGAAATGGCCCCGACGGTCAGGATGCCAAATGGCTTTAGACCAAGTGATAACAGTGGGGTGCCATATTTTGAACCGGTTTCTAACTGTCCACTTGTATTTAAAATTATCATTTATAACAGGTGGGGCGAGTTGATTTATATGGGAAATCAGGCTTGGGATGGAACAGTTGCTGGTGAGAGAGCCCTTCCAGATACCTATAATTATGTACTAGAGTATACCTATCGTTTGGAAGATAAACAGATTAATAAAAATATTAAGGGAACATTCCAGGTTATTGATTAA
- a CDS encoding formate/nitrite transporter family protein, with protein sequence MADKEEEKKQRSIDSELKKSSSVSKDASKSHGEILKQQITEGQATYDRKPISLLLSSITAGLEIGFSYLLICTVFQFFSGVISEENSYKLISLVYPVGFIMVILGQSILFTEQTSLLTLPVLNKKRSITSLLKIWGLVISGNMIGGYLISFLLMWIGPRLGIFNLSTVEKIALHVTEFSPLVILASAVLAGWLMGLLSWLITSSRDTLSRIVIIFIITAMMSFTGLHHSIIGNVEVFSGLVSSDKINLLNYLNFQFFALLGNAIGGAVFVALLKYRAFVSNIDIK encoded by the coding sequence ATGGCCGACAAAGAAGAAGAAAAGAAACAAAGAAGCATTGACTCTGAGTTAAAGAAATCTTCCTCTGTATCAAAGGATGCTTCCAAATCGCATGGAGAAATCCTAAAACAGCAGATCACAGAAGGACAGGCAACCTATGACCGAAAGCCTATTAGTTTATTGTTAAGCTCTATCACAGCAGGTTTGGAGATTGGCTTTAGTTATTTGCTTATTTGTACAGTTTTCCAGTTTTTTTCAGGTGTTATCAGTGAAGAAAACAGTTATAAACTTATTTCCCTAGTTTATCCTGTAGGCTTTATCATGGTGATCTTGGGACAGTCCATATTATTTACAGAGCAGACCTCCTTACTGACCTTGCCTGTGCTTAATAAAAAGAGAAGCATTACTAGCCTTTTGAAAATATGGGGCCTTGTGATATCGGGGAATATGATTGGAGGTTATCTTATTTCATTTTTATTAATGTGGATAGGTCCAAGATTAGGCATATTTAATTTATCTACGGTAGAAAAGATTGCTTTGCATGTAACTGAGTTTTCCCCACTTGTTATACTTGCCAGTGCTGTTTTGGCAGGTTGGCTAATGGGCTTGCTATCTTGGTTAATAACTTCATCCAGAGATACACTCAGCCGAATAGTAATTATTTTTATTATTACTGCAATGATGTCCTTTACAGGTTTACACCACAGTATCATAGGTAATGTGGAGGTGTTTTCGGGATTGGTGAGTTCGGATAAAATCAATTTGTTGAATTACCTTAATTTTCAATTTTTCGCTTTGCTTGGAAATGCTATAGGCGGAGCAGTATTTGTGGCTTTATTAAAATACCGGGCTTTTGTTTCCAATATCGATATTAAATAA